One part of the Ranitomeya imitator isolate aRanImi1 chromosome 10, aRanImi1.pri, whole genome shotgun sequence genome encodes these proteins:
- the LOC138651372 gene encoding protein kinase C delta type-like, which translates to MAVKMIKKKEVNENIIMRERRILLAARDCPFLCHLYAAHQSRKRVYFIMEYLSGGSLEALIETNGSLNIDYVRFYTAEIVCGLQFLHGHNIVHRDIKPDNIMLDADGHIRIIDLGLAQDGVTSSNNITGVTGTFYYMAPEVLRKRGYGTAVDWWSLGIVVSEMATGHSPFYTGSVSKMAHRAITKGEPEIPSWLDADMQDLIKKLLCKKPQKRLGVSGNIREHPFFTTIGWEDLEERRAQPPFIPFRPVLEKHLMQWPEEKKTFNPIAGFNYVSPSWARWMRRSGL; encoded by the exons ATGGCTGTGAAGATGATCAAGAAGAAGGAGGTTAATGAGAACATCATTATGAGAGAGCGGCGGATACTCCTGGCGGCCCGAGACTGCCCATTCCTATGTCACCTGTATGCCGCACACCAGTCTCGGAAGCGTGTGTATTTCATCATGGAATATCTGTCCGGCGGCAGCCTCGAGGCTTTGATTGAGACGAATGGCTCTCTGAACATCGACTATGTAAG ATTCTACACAGCAGAGATCGTATGTGGCCTCCAGTTCCTTCACGGACACAACATCGTCCACCG agatattaagCCGGATAACATCATGTTGGATGCCGATGGCCACATCCGTATCATCGACCTTGGGCTTGCCCAAGATGGCGTCACCTCCTCCAATAACATCACTGGAGTGACGGGCACTTTCTATTACATGGCCCCTGAGGTGCTTCGCAAAAGAGGATATGGTACAGCAGTGGATTGGTGGAGCCTGGGGATCGTGGTGTCCGAGATGGCAACAGGACACTCCCCATTTTACACCGGCTCTGTCAGCAAAATGGCCCACAGAGCTATTACCAAAGGAGAGCCTGAAATTCCATCTTGGCTTGATGCTGACATGCAAGATCTTATCAAGAAGCTGCTGTGCAAAAAGCCTCAGAAGCGACTGGGTGTGAGCGGGAACATCCGAGAGCATCCATTCTTTACCACCATTGGCTGGGAGGATCTGGAGGAAAGGAGAGCACAGCCACCATTCATACCATTCAGGCCAGTTCTGGAGAAACATCTTATGCAGTGGCCGGAGGAAAAGAAAACCTTTAACCCCATAGCCGGCTTCAATTACGTGTCACCAAGCTGGGCCCG GTGGATGAGAAGATCTGGGCTGTGA